A stretch of DNA from Streptomyces venezuelae:
CCATCACGTCCAACGACAGTTTCGACCCGGAATCCCAACCGGAGCTTATGGATCGAGAACGGCAAGAACGGGTTCAGCAGCCGACGCGATTGGCCGCCGCGCGCTTGAGCTTCTCGAGCACGACCGCCGTCGCCGGGATCCGGAGATGGTCCTGGTAGACGTACGCGGAGATATGGCGGCGGGCGGCCGGCTGGAGGGCCCGCCCGCACACCCGGTTGAGCGCCAGCGAGGGCAGGACCAGGGCCGGCATCATCGCCACACCCAGGCCCTGCGCAACCAGGCTCTGCACCACCAGGTTGTCATCGGTGGCAAACCGTATGTCGGGGACGAATCCCAGCTCCGCACACTCGTGCAGGAGATTGGCCCGGCACCGCGGGCAGCCCGCGATCCACTGCTCCTCGGCGAGGTCGGCCAGGTTCACGGCCCGGCGCCGGGCCAGCGGATGACCGTTGGGCAGCAGGACGGTCAGCTGGTCCTCCAGCAGCCTGACCTCGGCGACACCCTCCGGGATCTCCTCGTGCAGCCCGGGGTAGGTGAACGCCAGGGTGATATCGCAGTCTCCGCGCTGGAGCCGGAGCAGCGATTCCGGCGGCTCGCCCTCCAACAGCTCGACCTGTACCCCGGGATGGTCCTTGGCCAGGCCGCTGAGGGCCTCCGGAACCAGGGTGACATTGGCACTGGGGAATCCGCACAGCCGGACCCGGCCGGTACGCAGCCGGGCGTACGCCTTCATCTGCTGTTGGGCGGCGGACAGACCGGCCAGGATCTGCTCGGCATGCCGGGCCAGGGACTCACCGGCCTCGGTGAGCTGCATCCTCCGGCCCACCCGGGTGAACAACGGGGTCCCGACGGCCCGTTCGAGGGCCTTCATCTGCTGGGTGATGGCGGGTTGGGTGTACCCCAGGGCACGGGCAGCCGCCGAGTAGGAACCGGAGGCCACCACTTCGTGGAATGTCCGTATGTGCCGGGAGTCGAACACGTGCGAAGCATAAGCGGACATTGGGAGGGGCCGCAGGCTCATTCGCGCCTACGGCCCCTCACCATCAGGACAGTCCTGCCGCCCAGTTGCCCCGCTGCGCGGTCGGCTACTTGTCCCCGACCCGTGAGCCGAGGGTGATGTCCACCGTGGCCGGCTTCCCATCGCGCAGGTAGGTCAGCTTCAGCGTCTCGCCCGGCTTGTGGGTCCAGATCTCGCTGATCAGGGTGGGCCCGCTGTCGATCTGCTTGTCGCCGAGCTGGGTGATCACGTCACCGGGCTTGAGACCCGCCTTGCCGGCCGGACCGCTCGGGTCCACCAGCTCGTTCGGGGTGCCGCCCTTCGTGGAGATCGTGGCGCCGTCGGACTTGGCCTGCAGGTCCACCGAGACCCCGATCACCGGG
This window harbors:
- a CDS encoding LysR family transcriptional regulator yields the protein MFDSRHIRTFHEVVASGSYSAAARALGYTQPAITQQMKALERAVGTPLFTRVGRRMQLTEAGESLARHAEQILAGLSAAQQQMKAYARLRTGRVRLCGFPSANVTLVPEALSGLAKDHPGVQVELLEGEPPESLLRLQRGDCDITLAFTYPGLHEEIPEGVAEVRLLEDQLTVLLPNGHPLARRRAVNLADLAEEQWIAGCPRCRANLLHECAELGFVPDIRFATDDNLVVQSLVAQGLGVAMMPALVLPSLALNRVCGRALQPAARRHISAYVYQDHLRIPATAVVLEKLKRAAANRVGC